A genome region from Arachis duranensis cultivar V14167 chromosome 8, aradu.V14167.gnm2.J7QH, whole genome shotgun sequence includes the following:
- the LOC107462291 gene encoding AT-rich interactive domain-containing protein 1-like, translating to MFESVCDLLDERKLCRTHRVRCLNPELSGSKKIVDLNSLDRKTNVASVGNLCSRNYAMDRLNHLNGSKTSIADISDAVNSMTGVSDGGKRCDSGDEDSVNKGSSGRKRKRESMSEMLHWILDRAENPCDPAMGSMPEKSKWKSYGSKEIWKQALLFREAVFLKSDHPRWQGQRMHPCMYDDQVGANYNLRERLKTDKKSTSGDGSSHAGGTEGGSGRSPTPRSSAEKWSLDEPATVPIPIGPAHQAEVPEWTGMAVESDSKWFGNQIWPAAKVNTNLIERDPIGVGRKDSCGCQFQGSVECIQFHVAQKRAKLKLELGDAFYMWNLHKTGEDVRRLWTEHEEKKFKDVVKANPLSHETCFWEQIFKSFPTKSREDLVSYYFNVFLLQRRGYQDRDTPNDINSDDDEAEYRPLKNSFGHNTDNPRTTLLSPKKPKTKGR from the coding sequence atGTTCGAGAGTGTGTGCGACTTACTAGATGAAAGAAAGTTGTGTAGAACTCATAGAGTTAGGTGCTTGAATCCAGAGCTCAGTGGTTCCAAAAAAATTGTTGATTTGAACTCACTGGACCGGAAGACAAATGTGGCTAGTGTTGGAAACTTATGCAGCCGTAATTATGCAATGGATAGACTCAACCATTTAAATGGAAGTAAAACATCAATCGCGGATATATCTGATGCAGTAAACAGCATGACTGGAGTTTCGGATGGTGGCAAGAGGTGTGATAGTGGCGATGAAGATAGTGTTAATAAGGGGAGCTCTGGTcgaaagaggaagagagagtCTATGTCAGAAATGCTGCACTGGATTCTTGATAGGGCTGAGAATCCTTGTGATCCTGCAATGGGTTCAATGCCCGAAAAGTCAAAGTGGAAGTCATATGGTAGTAAAGAGATCTGGAAGCAGGCTTTGTTGTTCCGGGAAGCTGTATTTCTGAAAAGTGATCACCCTCGTTGGCAGGGTCAAAGGATGCATCCTTGCATGTATGATGATCAGGTCGGGGCAAACTACAATCTTAGGGAGAGATTGAAAACGGACAAGAAATCAACATCTGGTGATGGCTCTTCACATGCTGGAGGAACAGAGGGAGGTTCCGGGAGAAGTCCAACTCCTCGTTCTAGTGCTGAGAAATGGTCACTTGATGAACCTGCCACCGTGCCCATTCCTATTGGCCCGGCCCATCAAGCTGAAGTTCCTGAATGGACTGGCATGGCTGTTGAGAGTGATTCAAAATGGTTTGGAAACCAAATATGGCCAGCAGCAAAGGTAAATACCAATCTTATCGAAAGGGATCCCATTGGAGTTGGAAGAAAAGATTCATGTGGCTGCCAATTTCAAGGTTCTGTTGAGTGTATCCAATTTCATGTTGCCCAGAAAAGGGCTAAACTTAAGCTAGAATTGGGTGATGCATTTTACATGTGGAATTTACACAAGACAGGGGAAGATGTTAGGCGATTGTGGACCGAACACGAAGAGAAGAAGTTTAAGGATGTGGTGAAAGCAAACCCTCTTTCACATGAGACATGTTTTTGGGAACAAATTTTCAAATCGTTTCCTACAAAGAGCAGGGAAGATTTAGTGAGTTACTACTTCAATGTCTTCCTCTTGCAGCGAAGGGGATACCAGGATCGGGATACTCCAAATGACATCAACAGCGATGATGATGAAGCAGAATATAGACCATTGAAGAATTCTTTCGGACATAACACAGATAACCCTCGCACTACCTTATTATCGCCTAAGAAGCCTAAGACAAAGGGAAGATAG